GCGGTTTCAAAAAATTCAATGGTCTTCTGTCCGGGCTTGAGCGTCACATAGGCCTTCTTCCAGGCCGGACGGCGGCCTGAGAAGCGCCCTTGACGGCGGATCTTGCCCCGGAAGTTGGCGGTGCGGACCTTCTCGACCTCGACGTCGAAAGCGGTTTCCACAGCCACCTTGATCTGGTGCTTGTTGGCGTCCCGGCGCACCTGGAAGGCCAGCATGCGTTCGCCTACCTTTTCCCTCAGCAGGGTGCTCTTTTCGGTGATGTGGGGGTAGCGCAGAATGTCGTAGACGCTCATTGAGATTCCCCTTCCTCTGCCGTCTCAGCCGCGGCCTCGGTGCGCTTGCCCAGCAGCAAGTCCTGCAAGGCCAGCAGCGAGCGCTTGCTGATGAGCAGCGTTTCGTGATCGAGCAGGTCGTAGACGTTGACGCCCAGCGTGGTGACCATCTTGACTTGGGGCAGGTTG
The window above is part of the Acidobacteriota bacterium genome. Proteins encoded here:
- a CDS encoding 50S ribosomal protein L23 translates to MSVYDILRYPHITEKSTLLREKVGERMLAFQVRRDANKHQIKVAVETAFDVEVEKVRTANFRGKIRRQGRFSGRRPAWKKAYVTLKPGQKTIEFFETA